A stretch of DNA from Schizosaccharomyces osmophilus chromosome 2, complete sequence:
AGCAGCCAAAACTTCTGGGTGAATTGGATTCCCATCTAGTAATCGGAGTTTAGGAAATCTTGTAACCATTTCCGATTGATATTGCAAAACCTGGTTTGCGTAGGTAGTTTGGCAGATTGGGTTGCCTACTAGGACCAGCTCTTGCAAATCCGGAAATTTCGTTTTAGGGGCCCAGGGCTCCAAGTCTTTGAGTGTGGAAATCCGATTATTTGCGATACTTAAATTTAACAGACGAGGCCAAGTTTGTGAAAGAGTGGTGACAGAAGACACAGAGTCAATGTTGTTATCAGATAAATTGACAGATACTACATCAGGATAATGAAGAGATGCAACCTTCATTAAAGCAGGAAACATTTTGCTCTTTGTAGAGGCTTCTGCTAGAATTCCCATTTCTCTTAAAAGAGCATCCTGTTGCAAGCTTCCTAGATCTAGGAATTTGCTTTCAGAATGGTAACGAGAACCAAGAAATTGCTTTAGCTTTTCAATGGTTTCATTTGTAGAAGAAGACGCTGGTGCCGATGGACTTTTTTCCGGagctgaagaagaagaaagagaacGCAAAGCAGAAGTTGATCCTGAAGAAACCAACTGACGAGTTCGCTTCgactttgattttttcaatgcaGAAGCAGCAGGAGAGGATCCAGTGATGCTTCTAATGGCCAATCGATCACCAGCAAAGGCTGTACCATTCAAACCGTTTAGCTTTGGAAAATCCTGACTTTTCACGACTGCTGTAGCAGAAGCAGGAGTAAGAACAAGATTCATAAGACGCACTTTTGCCTTTCTCCAAACAAAACTAATCAAATCGTCCTCTGAAGCTTTGGAATGACCTGTAATGACTACGGATATTGGTGGTTCATGATGTGGCCGGTTCTTGTTAGGTGCTCGTTTGGCTTCTAGTGGCTTGTCGATTgccatttcattttccttggCAGCATTCTTGCGATCACGCTTTCTACGCAGCATCCTCGCAATTCCAACAGAATGGTGAGAGATTGGTAAAGTGCAAACCGTTTTAGAACTAAGGCGAATGTCTAACACTCCCTTCCTTTTTGATAACCGAAATAGCTTAGTACTGTTAAGCTTCAATCTAAGCGAACGTGATAGGAAGACCCAcgtaaaaacaaatcatcCAAGGTAAACAAGGTTAAAAGTTTCATTAACAGGCAcgaaaaaaagtgaaattCCCATGAAAATCATTGGAAATACCTAACATTCTCAAAAAGTCGTTTAACTACAGTGTATGAATAGcccttcttttgaatgctCCTTCATCATAAACACAAGCACCAGCCTTTCCTTCCACAGTACCCCATACTTACTTTTCCTTTCGGTTAGGGTAGGGTTGTTATAAAGCAGTCACGCCCAGTAAATATATAAGGTTGCACAAACCCTACTTTTTCACTATCGTGCGGTTATATACCGACGCCCACATTCGTGTTGCTCGCTTTTCGATTATTTTTGTGGAATGGTTTGAGCGTCAGACGTGGGCCAGAGTCAAATGGACGTCTTAGTATCCATACAGTGATCGTTGAATTATCAAGCGGTCATTGTGGGTCGGTGGTTCAGAAATGTCTTATAGATAGATTCTCTTGTAAGCATGAATAAAGAATTGAGTCggttttatttaaaagtGGTTTTGAACAAgtattatttgaaaaagtgTGTTGAAAAATTCgtagaaataaaaatagaagcGTACATGGAGGTCTGTACATCGGAATATTAGCAGTACACATAAAGATCAACGAGTGTCTTAGTACGACAGTAGGAGCAGTTCGATTATTCTTTACGAttgatttctcttttggCTTGAATTCAAGTTGCTTCATGATCGATGAATTGGCAAACCATCAAGAAACGTAAGTACAGGGAGACTACCTTTAACCATCTTCGgctattgatttttttctttttttgtttatttacatatgAGTGAATAAATGGAGCATGGGTCAGTTTGATAGTTGCATAAGCAAGTATAGCTATATGCtattataatttcttttagtaATTCTATGTCTTTATACTAGTATTATTATATGGTTCTCTTATCAGACTATCGTGATACTTTCCCTCGTACCGCTGTGAGCAGTATCACAGTACTGTGTTCCTTGGATTTACTATATAAACACAAACTTGACTTCAACAACTCACCTCGTCCAACGAACCAACGTTTCAAAAACCCTtagaaaaaacatttaGCAGATATAGAATCTTGCTCtgtgttttcaatttaaaACTTCACAGCAAAACCTTCTTAGGTGGTGTTTGTGACATATTTGTACAGGAAGAACAGGTTTTGAATCTATACAAAGGAGCTCAATTTGCcaaattttccttgttAGAAGTCCGTTGATTTAGAATTTAtctcttattttttattacagACTTACTACccatttcctttcttttttttgctatCCACGATGCAAGTTACCGTACCGTCATCTGGATCAGCTTCTGCTTCCCTAGCAAAGGACGATAATCGTAGCGTTCTACCCACGAATGTCAAACCAATTCATTATGACCTTAGTCTCTACCCAGACTTGGAGACATTTGCTTATGGTGGTAATGTCAATGTCTCTTTAGACGTGATTGAGGATTCAGACACGATTACCCTGCACGGAATAAATTTACGTATCTTAAGCGCTGCTTTGGAATGGGGTCATCAAACCATTTGGACAGACAACGTTACTTACAAAGATGAACGCATTGTCCTTCAATTCTCCTCCATTGTGCCTGCTAATTCCGTTGCAGTTTTAAAGCTTGCTTTCACTGGTGTCATTTCCAAGGGTATGGAAGGCTTTTATCGTTCTAGTTATGTCGATGCCGATGGAAACACCAAGTACCTTGCTACCACTCAAATGGAACCTACTAGTGCTCGTCGCGCATTCCCTTGTTGGGATGAGCCTGCTTTGAAGGCAACCTTCAGCATTGACATAACCGCAAAGTCCAATTATACTATTTTAAGTAACATGAATATCTCTGAAGAAGTTATCAAGGATGACGTGAAAACTGCTCGTTTCGCAAAGACTTGCCGCATGTCTACCTATTTATTGGCTTGGATCGTTGCCGAACTTGAATATGTTGAATGCTTTACACCTGGTAAACATTGCCCTCGTTTACCTGTCCGTGTCTACACTACTCCTGGCTTCGCCCAGCAGGGTAAATTTGCCGCCGATTTAGGTGCTAAGACcatagattttttttctggtGCCTTCAACGAAGCATATCCCTTGCCCAAATGCGACATGGTAGCTATTCCTGACTTTGAAGCTGGTGCCATGGAAAACTGGGGTCTCATTACTTATCGTCTCTCTGCCATTTTGGTTTCTGAAGATTCTGCTGCCACCGTCATTCAGCGCGTTGCCGAAGTTGTCCAACACGAGCTGGCTCACCAATGGTTCGGCAATTTGGTCACTATGCAGTTCTGGGATGGCTTGTGGCTTAACGAAGGTTTTGCTACGTGGATGTCTTGGTTCAGTTGTCACAACTTCTATCCCGAATGGAAGGTTTGGGAATCATATGTCACCGACGAACTACAATCCGCCCTTGCTTTGGATGCTCTTCGTTCTAGTCATCCCATTGAAGTTCCTATTATGCACGAGTATGAAATtaaccaaatttttgatGCCATTTCTTACTCCAAGGGATCTTGCGTCATTCGTATGATTAGCAAGTATGTTGGAGAAGACGTTTTCATTAGAGGTATTCAAAAATACATTTCCAGACATCGTTACAACAACACCGTTACCGAAGATTTATGGGCTGCCCTATCTGAAGAGTCTGGTCAAGATATTTCTACCATGATGAAGTGCTGGACCAAGTTCACCGGCTATCCCGTCATCAGTATCTCGGAAaccaaagaaggaaaacttCGCATTGAACAACATCGTTTCTTATCCACCGGTGATGTTAGCCCTGAAGACGACAAGACGCTATACTGGGTCCCATTAAAGTTGAAGACTATTAAAGATGGAAAGCCCACGGTGGATGAGAAGATTGTTTTGACAGAAAGATCTGTTGAGCTTCCCCTTTCACAAGAATCTCATGGTGCTTACAAACTTAATTCAGAACAATCTGGTATTTATCGAGTACAATATACGACCGATCACTTAAAGAGACTTGCAAAGGTTGCCGTTGAAAAGCCCGAATTCCTCAGCGTCGAGGACCGTGCCGGTTTGATTGCTGATGTTGCTTCCTTATCCAGAGCTGGCTATGGGCATGTTAGCAGCACTCTCGACTTGGCCAAGACTTGGAAAGAAGAACCAAGCTTCGTTGTTTTCACAGAAATTTTAGCTCGTCTAAATGGTATCAAGTCCACTCTACGCTTTGAAAAGCCCGAGATTGTAGATGCTTTGAAGAAGTTCATTTTGGAGATTTCTTCCGTCAAAGCACACAAACTCGGATGGTCTTTCGACAGCTCTGATGATCACATCAGCCGTCAATTCAAGAGCACAGTCTTTGGTTTTGCTGGTGTCAATGGTGACAAGAAGGTTGTCTCGGATGCTATCAGAATGTTCGAAGCATACGCTGCGGGTGACCAAAAAGCCATCAACGACAATCTCCGCTCTTCTGTTTTCATTATCGCAGTCCGTCACGGTGAGCCTAAGTGTTGGGATCAATTGCTGGATATTTACAAGAAGTCAAATGACCCATACGTTCGCACCAATTGCCTTAGAGCATTTGGCTACACTGAAAACGACGCATACATTGAAAAGACCCTTCAACTTGCCTTGGATCCTATTGTCAAAGAGCAAGATTTGTACTTGGTATTGTCAAGCTTGTCTAGTCATAAGAAGGGTGTAGTCACTATGTGGAAGTTTGCTACAACCCATTGGGAGCAACTCTTGAAGCGACTTCCCATTGCTGGTACCATGCGTGGCCATATTGTTCGAATCATTACCGGCGGATTTACTCACAAGTCGGATATTGACACcatcaaaaagttttttgcCAACCAAGACATCAAGTTGTACGAACGTGCACTTCAACAATCTTTGGACAGCATTTCGTCCAGCTCTAGTTTCATTGAGAAGTCGTTGAACGACATTACAGAATGGCTCAAGATTAACAATTACGTctaattaaaaagaagtttgTTGAGCTAGTGATACTAAATTTTCTATTATGATACATTAAAACTACATAAAAATTTATAGGTAGAAAAGACTTAGTTCCTTACGAACATACAAATGATTTTGATTACATCAAGTACTAGCAGCACATCCACTCAGAATTTCACTACTTGGTGTATTACTATGTTTACCAAACTATACAAACACAAGCCATAGAAAATAATCAGTCTCATTCAAGCATTTCTAAACCAAACAAAGTAATCGATATCTATATAAGAATTTCTCGCATCGTCGGCCCCTACGCCAATCGCCTAATTTAATAGGTCATAAGAGCAGGGTTCTTTGTCAACGAGTTTTGATCTCGAGGTCGCAAAGTCAACGAATGACCCTGGCAGTAGAATACGTATTAATTCACATATTCACCGTGGCTGACCTCTGACATTTTTGATTCAAAGAAACAGGTTGCGAACGCTGCCTTtttatacctttttttttggagcAGTAGGGTAGGGTTGATAGtgacttcttttttcttcgtgGATACCATACGTAATGCATCGTTTAC
This window harbors:
- the mex67 gene encoding mRNA export receptor, Tap, nucleoporin Mex67, which produces MLRRKRDRKNAAKENEMAIDKPLEAKRAPNKNRPHHEPPISVVITGHSKASEDDLISFVWRKAKVRLMNLVLTPASATAVVKSQDFPKLNGLNGTAFAGDRLAIRSITGSSPAASALKKSKSKRTRQLVSSGSTSALRSLSSSSAPEKSPSAPASSSTNETIEKLKQFLGSRYHSESKFLDLGSLQQDALLREMGILAEASTKSKMFPALMKVASLHYPDVVSVNLSDNNIDSVSSVTTLSQTWPRLLNLSIANNRISTLKDLEPWAPKTKFPDLQELVLVGNPICQTTYANQVLQYQSEMVTRFPKLRLLDGNPIHPEVLAAHTSLPFPAFPPFFDKPETQQLIYPFLEAFFKGWDTDRAALIQQVYSPQATFSVSLNSSNLRSKAVPSKSDSLKWGIYKKKSRNLLHVRSVDEQASRSYVGQEAIVAAVNALPKTRHDMSDSSQWLIEGWNLVLPSIGSAIKIVVHGKFEEPQNKSLTRNFDRVIIILPGGSTGVLVVNDMLIVRSYVGSFSWITQTNPISTPNMSTAPTNDQQAGPAALPNQDMQQQMVLRLKLETGLNDHFSRMCCEQNNWNYPQAMTSYLELKNQGVIPPEAFA
- the ape2 gene encoding vacuolar aminopeptidase Ape2, coding for MQVTVPSSGSASASLAKDDNRSVLPTNVKPIHYDLSLYPDLETFAYGGNVNVSLDVIEDSDTITLHGINLRILSAALEWGHQTIWTDNVTYKDERIVLQFSSIVPANSVAVLKLAFTGVISKGMEGFYRSSYVDADGNTKYLATTQMEPTSARRAFPCWDEPALKATFSIDITAKSNYTILSNMNISEEVIKDDVKTARFAKTCRMSTYLLAWIVAELEYVECFTPGKHCPRLPVRVYTTPGFAQQGKFAADLGAKTIDFFSGAFNEAYPLPKCDMVAIPDFEAGAMENWGLITYRLSAILVSEDSAATVIQRVAEVVQHELAHQWFGNLVTMQFWDGLWLNEGFATWMSWFSCHNFYPEWKVWESYVTDELQSALALDALRSSHPIEVPIMHEYEINQIFDAISYSKGSCVIRMISKYVGEDVFIRGIQKYISRHRYNNTVTEDLWAALSEESGQDISTMMKCWTKFTGYPVISISETKEGKLRIEQHRFLSTGDVSPEDDKTLYWVPLKLKTIKDGKPTVDEKIVLTERSVELPLSQESHGAYKLNSEQSGIYRVQYTTDHLKRLAKVAVEKPEFLSVEDRAGLIADVASLSRAGYGHVSSTLDLAKTWKEEPSFVVFTEILARLNGIKSTLRFEKPEIVDALKKFILEISSVKAHKLGWSFDSSDDHISRQFKSTVFGFAGVNGDKKVVSDAIRMFEAYAAGDQKAINDNLRSSVFIIAVRHGEPKCWDQLLDIYKKSNDPYVRTNCLRAFGYTENDAYIEKTLQLALDPIVKEQDLYLVLSSLSSHKKGVVTMWKFATTHWEQLLKRLPIAGTMRGHIVRIITGGFTHKSDIDTIKKFFANQDIKLYERALQQSLDSISSSSSFIEKSLNDITEWLKINNYV